From Candidatus Omnitrophota bacterium:
CATGCCTAAGAGAAAACAGAAGCCGCTTTTTATTATTGATTTGGCAGTGCCGCGCGATGTAGATGCAGAGGTAAGTAAAATTGATAATGTTTATCTCTATAATATCGATGACTTGCAAAAAATTATTGAGCAGAATATATCTTTAAGAAAGAACGAATTAGATACTTGCGACAGGATTATTGATAATTCCACCGAGGCCTTTATGGATTGGTGGTTAAAGGAAAACATAAAATATGGTGCTCAAGAGTTTGATTATAGGTTCGCGCGCAAGTAAGCTGGCGCTGGTGCAGGCAAATATCGTAAAAGATCTGTTAAGAGAAAAATACCCGCTTTTGGATATAAAAATTAAAACTATTAAGACTACCGGTGATAAGATTTTGGATTTATCTTTGGATAAGATCGGGGATAAGGGTTTATTTACCAAGGAGATTGAAGAAGTTTTATTAGCAGGTGAAATTGATTTGGCAGTACACAGTATGAAGGATTTACCCGTTGAGATAACCTCAGGTTTAAAAATAGCAGCGGTTACGCCAAGAGAAGACTTACGTGATATTTTGGTTTCCAAAGATGAATATAATATTAAGTTTCTTCCTAAAAATAGTAAGGTTGGCACAAGTAGTTTGCGCCGTCGTGCCCAGCTTTTACATCTTAGGCCGGATTTAAACATAATCGATCTACGGGGCAATATAGGCACCCGTATTCGCAAATTAAACGATGGTTTCTACGGCGCAATTATCTTAGCTTATGCCGGAGTAAAGCGGCTGGGGCTTAAGTTATCGATGTCGGTTATTCCTCTGGAAGAAGTTTTACCCCAGGCTGCCCAGGGCGCTTTAGGAATCCAGATTTTGCAAGGTAGAATGGATATAGAGGAAATAGTAAAAACGTTGGATGATGAGCTCTCGCATCTTTGTATTAACGCGGAACGCTCAGTGTTGTCTAGATTAGGAGGCGGATGCCATGCTCCGATAGGGGTGTATGCGCAAATAGAGAGGGATAAAATAATTATTAATGCCGGTGTGTTTTCCCTGGATGGTAAAGTTGCAATAAAAGATAAGATTTCCGGAGACAAGAAAGATGGAGAGGGTTTGGGATTGGCTCTGGCGGATAAATTACTTGTTAACGGGGCAAAAAATATTCTTGAAAGAATAGGCTAAAAACATGCTTAAGCCAAAAGTATATCTAACAGGAGCTGGGCCGGGTGATTCGAAATTAATTACTGTTAAAGGCCTCCAGTTGATCAAGCGGGCTGATTGTATTATCTATGATTATTTGGTTAATTCCAATCTGCTTCAAAATGCGCAAAGCAATTGTAAGTTAATATATGTAGGTAAAAAATCCGGCGCCCATACTTTGCCGCAAGATGAAATCAATCAACTGCTTGTAAGAGAAGCGCGTATGCATAAGGTAGTCGTGAGGCTTAAGGGCGGAGACCCATTAATTTTTGGCAGGGGAGCGGAAGAAGCGCTTTATTTGAAGAAGAGAAAAATAGATTTTGAAATTGTACCGGGAGTAACCAGCGCAATTGCAGTTGCCACATATGCCGGTATTCCGCTTACAGTCAGGAGCCAAAATTCTACTGTTGGGTTTATTACTGGTAATGAAGACCCTAAAAAAAAAGATTCTAATATTAATTGGGAAGCTCTTGTTCAAGGATTGGGTACAATGGTTTTCTTAATGGGCGTAGGTAATTTAGAGAAAATAATTGGGAAATTAATTGAGAATGGAAAGCCGCCTAAAACGCTTGTTGCGATAATCAGGTGGGGGACAACTGGAAAACAAAAAACTATTACCGGGACCCTAAAAAATATTGTGCAGTTGGCTAAAGAAAGCAAAATTACTCCGCCGGCAATAATTGTAGTTGGCGAGGTGGTTAAATTCAGAAAAGATTTAAACTGGTTTGAGAAAAAGCCGTTATTAGGCAAGAGAATTTTGGTTACGCGCAGCAGAGAACAGGCAAGTTTACTTTCTGAGAAATTAATCGACTTAGGCGCTGAAGTTATTGAAATTCCAGTAATTAAAATTGTATCTCTTAAAGCTGATATTCAGCTACAGAAAGCATTTTCGCAGAATGAATACGATTGGGTATTTTTTAGCAGTCAAAATGGTGTTGCGGAATTTACGGAATTCTTAAAGAGAACTGGTAAAGATAGCCGAATATTCGCAAGGGCTCAGGTTTGTGCGATTGGCTCTGAGACAGCAAAGTCATTGGTTAGGATAGGGATAAGAGCAGATTACGTACCCGTACAATTCTGCGCTAAGGCAATTGTCAAACATTTTAATGATATTAAATTAAAAAGTGGTAGCGCTTTGATACTGCGTACAAAACAGGCGCCCGATGTGCTTCCGGATGGGCTTAAAAAACTGGGATTTAAGGTCAAAGTAATTGATTTATATGATACTCTTGTTGAAAAAAAGAGCGCGCCAAAATTAAAAGAATGTTTAAAGCAGGGAGTAGGTTTAGTTACCTTTACCAGCTCCTCAAGTGTGAAGAATTTTATGGAGTTACTGGGTAAAGATTACCGCAGCCTGCTTAAAGGCGTCTGCCTTGCTTCCATCGGCCCGGTTACATCTACGACTATCCGAGAATATGGTTTAAAAGTAAATCAAGAAGCAATGGTTTATACAATTGATGGTTTAGTAGAGTCGATTCAAAAAACAAAAAGGAAACAGTTTTCAGGCTAATCGGGAAATAGGGTTATAAGAAATAAGATGATTAACTGCACGAGATTACTTTGCGAAAAAGCTGGGTTTTATGATGAGATACGCTACCAAAAGGGGAAGCCTGCAGATACAAATCGTCCGATTGTGGTTTGGAACTCTACACTCCGCTGCAACTTAAAATGTATTCATTGTTATATTGATGCCAAAAAATCCCCTGGTGCCGGTGAGCTTACCACGCAGGAGGCAAAAATACTTATTGATGACCTGGCTGCTTTTGGCGTCCCGGTAATTTTGTTTTCTGGAGGCGAGCCATTTATCCGTGAGGATTTATTTGAGCTGGGAAAATATGCCAAAGAGCGTGGCCTACGCACGGTAATTTCAACCAATGGCACTTTAATCACCGATGATATTGTTAAAAGAGTCAAAGACGCCGGATTTTCTTATGTTGGTATAAGTTTGGATGGTTTAGAATCAATCAATGATAAGTTTAGAGGGCAAAAAGGCGCATTTAAGAAAACTTTATCCGGCATAAGGAATTGCCTGTCCAATAATGTGCGTGTGGGGTTGCGTTTTACCATCAATAAGTATAATTTTAAAGATGTTTCCGGTATCTTTGATTTAGTTGAAGCGGAGAATATTCCTCGTGTTTGTTTTTATCATCTGGTTTATTCCGGAAGAGCAAGCGCGATGATTGATGATGATCTAACGCATCAAGAGGCGCGCGATACCATGGATTTGATTTTTGCTCGCTGCAGAGGGCTTTCTAAAACTAATACGGAGATATTAACCGTGGATAATCACGCCGATGGTGTTTATTTATATATGAAGTTAATTAAAGATGATCTCAAAAGAGCGCAAAGAGCTTTAGAGCTGCTTAAGATTAATGGTGGTAATAAATCGGGAATTGGCATTTCCAATGTGGATAATTTAGGTAATGTGCATCCGGATCAGTTCTGGAGAGAGCATGTTCTTGGCAATGTTAAGCAGAAGAAGTTTAGCGAAATCTGGATGGACCAGAGCAACCAATTACTGCGTAATTTAAGAAATCGCCTACAGCTTTTAAAAGGTAAATGTGGCCGTTGTAATTTTAAGAATATATGCGCTGGAAATTTTCGGGCGCGTTCTGAGGCATTTTACGGTGATCTCTGGCAAGAGGATCCTGCCTGCTATCTGACTGAAGAAGAAGTTTTAAACAGATGAGTTTGAGAGATAGACGAAAAAATGAGCTAACACGTAAGAAATTACGTGAAACGCAAGAGTTATCGGCAAAAGATTTGATTATGCCTATCTTTGTGAAAGAAGGCATTTTAGAAAAAAAAGAAATCAAGTCAATGCCGGGAATTTATCAGTTTTCTTTGAAGCAAGTTGTTAAACAAGCGGAAGAAATCTATAGTTTAGGGATACCATCAATAATTTTATTTGGCATACCCGCGCATAAAGATAAAATTGGTTCTGTAGCTTACGACAAAAAAGGAATCGTGCAAGAGGCAATAGGCGCAATTAAAACAGCTGTTCCGAGATTGAATGTAATTGCTGATGTTTGTATGTGTGGATATACAACGCATGGCCATTGCGGAATTATAAAAAATTCTTACGTTGATAATGTTCAAACAGTAAAAATGTTAAGTAGGATTGCTCTTTCATATGCGTGCGCAGGCGCAGATACTGTCGCTCCTAGCGCGATGATGGATGGGCAAGTCAGAGCGATAAAAGAAGTGTTGATAAGAAATAATTATCCGAAAGTAAGGATTTTAGCTTATTCGGTAAAATACGCTTCTAGTTTTTATAACCCTTTCAGGGACGCGGTTGAGTCAGCTCCTAAATTTGGCGATAGGAAAACCTATCAGATGGATTATTATAATTCTGATGAAGCAATACTTGAGGCCAAACTTGATATCCAGGAGGGCGCGGATATGCTGATGGTAAAGCCGGCATTAGGATACCAGGACATAATCTATAGGATTAAAAAGGAATTAAAATTTCCGCTTGCCTGTTATTCTGTAAGCGGTGAGTACGCGATGATTAAAGCCGCTTCAGTTAAAGGGTATCTTGATGAAAAAAAAGTGCTACTTGAGACTATGACGGGTTTTAAGCGCGCAGGCGCCGATTTAATTATTTCTTACTATGCTCAGGATCTGGCCAGATGGCTAAAACAATGGGGACGGTTCTCGAAGAGAACCGTCCCCATGATTTAAAATGAATAATTCAAGTACCCTAAGGATGATTGCCTGGGAGCTTACTCGTAGGTGTAATTTAGCCTGCAGCCATTGCCGCGCTTCTAGCAAATATGGGCCGTATGACAATGAGTTGACTACAAATGAATGCTTTAAATTGATAGATGAGATTACGTCTTTTAATAATCCAATCATAATTCTTACCGGAGGGGAACCATTATTAAGAGAAGATATTTTTGAGATTGCCAAATATGGGAAGAAAAAAGGTTTAAGGATGGTTTTGGCGACCAATGGAACATTGCTTACTTATGAGAATGTCGCAGAAATTATACAGGTGGGTATAAAAAGAATTTCTGTAAGTTTAGACGGCTCTGATGCGGCTACTCATGATAATTTAAGGCAGGTTTTTGGGGCCTTTAAGCAGGTTTGTGAGGGCCTAGCCAAGGCAAAGAAAGCCGGCCTTGAATTTCAGATAAATTCCACGGTTACCAAGCGCAACATTAAATTACTTTCTCAAATTATGGATTTGGCCAAGAAGCTCGGTGCTAAAGCGCATCATATTTTCCTGCTTGTACCTACAGGCCGCGCTAAGGGTATGATAGGCGAAGAGTTGTCGGCGGCGGAATACGAAGAGACGCTTAAGAGGCTGGCTAAAGAGAAGGATAAATCAACTTTAGAGATAAAGATTACCTGTGCTCCGCATCTAAACCGTATTTTACTACAGGAGCATCTTGAACCTGCCGTTTCTTTAACCGGCAAGGGATGTATGGCGGGAGTAAGTTTTTGTTTTATTTCGCATACCGGAGATTTGCAGCCTTGCGGGTATTTAGATATAAAATGCGGTAATGTAAGGGAAAAGGAGTTTAAGAAAATCTGGGCAGAATCGGAAGTATTTAATAATTTAAGTGATTTCTCTAAATATAAAGGTAAATGCGGTATCTGTGAATTCAGGACAGTTTGCGCAGGATGCCGCGCCAGGGCCTATGCCGTATCCAAAGATTATTTAGAAGAGGAGCCGTATTGTGTCTATATACCAAAGGCAAAGGAGTAAATTAAGTTTACTGGACAGGCGTCTTTTGAATTGTTTACAGGAGGATATTCCTTTTATGGAGAGGCCTTGGGAAGTTATAGCTGATAAATTGGATATTAAAGAGGATTATCTTTTAAAAAGAATCGCTGCATTAAAAAAACAAGGCGTAATTCGCAGAATAAGCGCGGTTTTCTCCCCCCGTAAGATTGGTTTTGTCTCTACTTTAGTAGCCGCAAAAATTACTTCCGGATATATTGAAAAAGTTGCCAAGGGGATAAATTTGTATCCCGAGGTTACTCATAATTACAAGAGGGATGGCGAGTATAACCTTTGGTTTACTTTGATTGCTCGGGATACTAAGAGAATCGCCCAAATTATAACTGAGCTCAAGGAAGATAGTGAGATTAGGAAGATTTCGGAATTTCCGGTAATAAAGATATTTAAAATTGATGTAAAGTTTCCGATAAAAAATTCATAAAAATGCTTTCAAAGCTCGATAAAAGTATAATCAGTTTAATCTCTCAGGATATTCCGTTGGTTAAGCAGCCTTTCAGAAAATTGTCTTGTAAACTTGGTATAAAACAAAAGGTTCTTCTTAGGAGGCTGAGGTTTTATAAAGCAAACAATCTCTTGCGTAAATTTTGTGCGAGTTTTAACCATAGAAAAATAGGTCTCAGATATAATGCGATGGTAGTTTGGAATATTCCGTCGGAACGCCTTAATAAAGCGGGCAGTTTAATGGCTAGCTTTCCACAAATCAGCCATTGTTATCAGAGAAAAAAGGCGCCTGGTTGGAATTATAACCTTTATTCAATGATTCACGCTAGCTCTAAAAAAGAGTGTTTGAATGTGGTTAAAGGTATTCATAGAAGAATAGGCTGTAAAGGTTATAATGTTTTGTTTTCTTCGGAAGAATACAAAAAAACTGCAGCTAATTATTAATGTGAAAAATTTAATACTTAAAAAATCAAAGGCCTGTTTTAATTTAGCAAAAAAGTTCATCCCCGGTGGAGTAAACAGCCCCGTGCGTGCTTTTAAAGCGGTAGGAATGGGCCCGTTGTTTATTAAAAAAGCCAATGGCGCCTATATTTACGACGTCGATAATAATAAATACATAGATTATGTGCTTTCTTGGGGGCCGATGATTTTAGGCCATGCTGATAGAAGAGTGATAGGAGCTGTTAAGCAGTCTCTTGAAAAAGGCACAAGTTTTGGAGCTCCCACTCGGAAAGAAACTGAGCTTGCCCAATTAATCAATAAAATTTATCCTTCTATTGAGAAGATACGATTTACTTCTTCCGGCACTGAAGGCGCAATGTCTGCTTTGCGCCTTGCCCGCGGTTATACGGGTAGAGAGAAAATAATAAAATTTCAAGGTTGTTATCACGGGCATTTTGACAGCCTTTTGGTTGCTGCTGGTTCAGGTTGTGCCACCTTTGGGGCTCCTTCTTCAGCAGGGGTAAATAAAAGTTTCGTGCATGATACTATTGTTTTGCCATTTAATGATATCGATAAAGTAAAAATTGCGGTAAAACGCTATAAGAATAATATTGCTTGCGTGATTATTGAACCTATTGCGGCAAATATGGGAGTTATTCTGCCGCAAGAGAGTTTCTTAGAAGAATTAAGGGAAATTACACGGGTAAATAATATTGTGTTAATCTTTGATGAAGTCATTACCGGCTTTCGCGTTGCTTTGGGAGGAGCGCAGGAGATTACCGGAGTCAGGCCGGATTTGACGATATTGGGCAAGATCCTAGGAGGAGGTTTTCCGATAGGCGCCTTCGGGGGGAGGAAAGAGATAATGGATTTTCTTTCTCCGGACGGGCCGGTATATCAGGCAGGGACATTGTCCGGTAACCCTGTGGCGGTAGAAGCAGGGATCAAGACTATTAAAATATTGAGCGAAAATAAGATTTATGATAGTTTAAACCAATTGAGCTTAAGTTTTGAACTGGGGCTAAAAGAAATTATTGCTAAAGCCGGAGTTCAGGTAACGGTACAAAGGGCAGGTTCTTTATTTACTTTATTTTTTACAAATAGAAGGCTACTTAGGAATTATGATGATGTTTCTAGGTGCAATTTACCCGGGTTTTCTTGTTTTTTCCGGAATATGCTCAAGCAAGGGGTTTACTTGGCTCCGTCGCAGTTTGAAGCTAATTTTATTTCCATAAAACATACAGCCTGCGATATTAAAAATACTTTAAGGGCAGTGGGGCGTGCACTTTAGGAACATAATAATTGACAAGCATTTAACTTGTGATATAATTTAAAACAATTCTACAAAGAGGCAGTAGTAATTAATAAAACGTAGACGTCCTAAATCCGAT
This genomic window contains:
- a CDS encoding radical SAM protein codes for the protein MNNSSTLRMIAWELTRRCNLACSHCRASSKYGPYDNELTTNECFKLIDEITSFNNPIIILTGGEPLLREDIFEIAKYGKKKGLRMVLATNGTLLTYENVAEIIQVGIKRISVSLDGSDAATHDNLRQVFGAFKQVCEGLAKAKKAGLEFQINSTVTKRNIKLLSQIMDLAKKLGAKAHHIFLLVPTGRAKGMIGEELSAAEYEETLKRLAKEKDKSTLEIKITCAPHLNRILLQEHLEPAVSLTGKGCMAGVSFCFISHTGDLQPCGYLDIKCGNVREKEFKKIWAESEVFNNLSDFSKYKGKCGICEFRTVCAGCRARAYAVSKDYLEEEPYCVYIPKAKE
- the hemB gene encoding porphobilinogen synthase, which produces MSLRDRRKNELTRKKLRETQELSAKDLIMPIFVKEGILEKKEIKSMPGIYQFSLKQVVKQAEEIYSLGIPSIILFGIPAHKDKIGSVAYDKKGIVQEAIGAIKTAVPRLNVIADVCMCGYTTHGHCGIIKNSYVDNVQTVKMLSRIALSYACAGADTVAPSAMMDGQVRAIKEVLIRNNYPKVRILAYSVKYASSFYNPFRDAVESAPKFGDRKTYQMDYYNSDEAILEAKLDIQEGADMLMVKPALGYQDIIYRIKKELKFPLACYSVSGEYAMIKAASVKGYLDEKKVLLETMTGFKRAGADLIISYYAQDLARWLKQWGRFSKRTVPMI
- a CDS encoding Lrp/AsnC ligand binding domain-containing protein; the protein is MSIYQRQRSKLSLLDRRLLNCLQEDIPFMERPWEVIADKLDIKEDYLLKRIAALKKQGVIRRISAVFSPRKIGFVSTLVAAKITSGYIEKVAKGINLYPEVTHNYKRDGEYNLWFTLIARDTKRIAQIITELKEDSEIRKISEFPVIKIFKIDVKFPIKNS
- the hemC gene encoding hydroxymethylbilane synthase produces the protein MVLKSLIIGSRASKLALVQANIVKDLLREKYPLLDIKIKTIKTTGDKILDLSLDKIGDKGLFTKEIEEVLLAGEIDLAVHSMKDLPVEITSGLKIAAVTPREDLRDILVSKDEYNIKFLPKNSKVGTSSLRRRAQLLHLRPDLNIIDLRGNIGTRIRKLNDGFYGAIILAYAGVKRLGLKLSMSVIPLEEVLPQAAQGALGIQILQGRMDIEEIVKTLDDELSHLCINAERSVLSRLGGGCHAPIGVYAQIERDKIIINAGVFSLDGKVAIKDKISGDKKDGEGLGLALADKLLVNGAKNILERIG
- a CDS encoding Lrp/AsnC family transcriptional regulator codes for the protein MLSKLDKSIISLISQDIPLVKQPFRKLSCKLGIKQKVLLRRLRFYKANNLLRKFCASFNHRKIGLRYNAMVVWNIPSERLNKAGSLMASFPQISHCYQRKKAPGWNYNLYSMIHASSKKECLNVVKGIHRRIGCKGYNVLFSSEEYKKTAANY
- a CDS encoding radical SAM protein, with the translated sequence MINCTRLLCEKAGFYDEIRYQKGKPADTNRPIVVWNSTLRCNLKCIHCYIDAKKSPGAGELTTQEAKILIDDLAAFGVPVILFSGGEPFIREDLFELGKYAKERGLRTVISTNGTLITDDIVKRVKDAGFSYVGISLDGLESINDKFRGQKGAFKKTLSGIRNCLSNNVRVGLRFTINKYNFKDVSGIFDLVEAENIPRVCFYHLVYSGRASAMIDDDLTHQEARDTMDLIFARCRGLSKTNTEILTVDNHADGVYLYMKLIKDDLKRAQRALELLKINGGNKSGIGISNVDNLGNVHPDQFWREHVLGNVKQKKFSEIWMDQSNQLLRNLRNRLQLLKGKCGRCNFKNICAGNFRARSEAFYGDLWQEDPACYLTEEEVLNR
- the hemL gene encoding glutamate-1-semialdehyde 2,1-aminomutase; its protein translation is MKNLILKKSKACFNLAKKFIPGGVNSPVRAFKAVGMGPLFIKKANGAYIYDVDNNKYIDYVLSWGPMILGHADRRVIGAVKQSLEKGTSFGAPTRKETELAQLINKIYPSIEKIRFTSSGTEGAMSALRLARGYTGREKIIKFQGCYHGHFDSLLVAAGSGCATFGAPSSAGVNKSFVHDTIVLPFNDIDKVKIAVKRYKNNIACVIIEPIAANMGVILPQESFLEELREITRVNNIVLIFDEVITGFRVALGGAQEITGVRPDLTILGKILGGGFPIGAFGGRKEIMDFLSPDGPVYQAGTLSGNPVAVEAGIKTIKILSENKIYDSLNQLSLSFELGLKEIIAKAGVQVTVQRAGSLFTLFFTNRRLLRNYDDVSRCNLPGFSCFFRNMLKQGVYLAPSQFEANFISIKHTACDIKNTLRAVGRAL
- the cobA gene encoding uroporphyrinogen-III C-methyltransferase, whose product is MLKPKVYLTGAGPGDSKLITVKGLQLIKRADCIIYDYLVNSNLLQNAQSNCKLIYVGKKSGAHTLPQDEINQLLVREARMHKVVVRLKGGDPLIFGRGAEEALYLKKRKIDFEIVPGVTSAIAVATYAGIPLTVRSQNSTVGFITGNEDPKKKDSNINWEALVQGLGTMVFLMGVGNLEKIIGKLIENGKPPKTLVAIIRWGTTGKQKTITGTLKNIVQLAKESKITPPAIIVVGEVVKFRKDLNWFEKKPLLGKRILVTRSREQASLLSEKLIDLGAEVIEIPVIKIVSLKADIQLQKAFSQNEYDWVFFSSQNGVAEFTEFLKRTGKDSRIFARAQVCAIGSETAKSLVRIGIRADYVPVQFCAKAIVKHFNDIKLKSGSALILRTKQAPDVLPDGLKKLGFKVKVIDLYDTLVEKKSAPKLKECLKQGVGLVTFTSSSSVKNFMELLGKDYRSLLKGVCLASIGPVTSTTIREYGLKVNQEAMVYTIDGLVESIQKTKRKQFSG